Within Streptomyces sp. NBC_00704, the genomic segment TGATGGACGCGCCGATGCGCGAGAAGCCGTTCGCCTTCCAGGCCGGGTCGGCGCTCTCCGCGTTGTCGGAGAAGAGCGCGGCGCCGTCGGCCGTCACCTTGATCTCGTCGGCCGTGAAGCCCTTCTGGGCCACGCCGCCGTCGGTGGCGTAGCGGAAGCGCAGGCTGATCTTCTTGCCGGCGTAGGCGTCCAGCGGGAACGTCAGCTTCTGGTACGAGGCGACCGTACCGGTCAGCGCGGGCTTGCCGCTGCCGTCACGCGGGATGGCGGTGCCGTCGGCCAGCGTGCCGTCCACGGGCGTGTAGTTGGCGCCGCCGTCCGTGGAGACCTCCACGTACGCGTAGTCGTAGTCCTGCTCGGCGTCCCACCAGGCGTCCATCGTCAGGGCGGCGGAGGACTTGCCGGTCAGGTCGACGTCACGGGTGAGCGTGTTGCGCAGGTCGTTGCCGCTGCCGCTCCACCACTGCGTGGCGCCCTCGGCCGGGGCGACCACCTCGGTGGTCACCTTCTTCTCCGGCAGCTGGACCACGAGCGCCTGGGCGTTCTTGGTGTTGTACTCCGCGACGCCCAGCGTGTGGCTGGACTTGCGGCCCGCCGCGGCGACGTCGTAGTCGAGCCAGCCCAGCTGGAGCTTGTCCCAGGCGTTCATGTCGCCGGGCAGGTCGCCGATGGCCTTGCGGCCGGTGCCCAGCCAGGAACCGGAGGACATCAGCGTCCAGAAACCGGTGGAGTTCTCACCGGTGTTGGAGGTGTCGTACTCGTCCGGCAGGCCGAGGTCGTGGCCGTACTCGTGCGCGTAGACGCCGAGTCCGCCGTTCTCCGGCTGGATGGTGTAGTCGCCGACCCAGACGCCGGTGTCGCCGACCTGGGTGCCGCCGAGCTTGTTGGTGTCCGGGCCGGTGGCGCCGGCGTCGGTGCCGAAGGCGTACCAGCGGTGGGCCCAGATGGCGTCCTCGCCCTGTGCGCCGCCGCCCGCGGACTCGTCCTCGCCGGCGTGCACGATCTGGAAGTGGTCGATGTAGCCGTCGGGCTCGTTGAAGTTGCCGTCGCCGTCGTAGTCGTAGCGGTCCCACTGGTCGAAGGTGGCCAGCTCCGCCTTGATCTGCGCCGGGGTGGCGCCGGCCGCCTTGCGCTGGGCGACCCAGGCGTTGACGCCGTCCTGCACCGCGTACCAGGCGCCGGTGGAGGCCTTGTTGGAGCCGTAACGGGCCTCGTTGTACGGGACCTTGACCCAGTCGGTGACCTCGCCCTCGACCGAGTAGCGGCCCGAGGACTGCTTCTCGTAGTACTTCTTCAGCGACTCGGTGTTCTTGCCGGTGCCGAAGTACAGGTCCTGGAAGTGCTTCTGGTTGTAGTCCGCCTGCCAGGCCGTGGAGTTGTCCTTGGTCCGGTCGGGCGCGGCTATCCGGTTGTGCAGCGGGCCGGCCGTGCCGCCGTAGCGGGCGTCGACCTGGTCACCGAACTCGACCAGGATCGTGAAGATCTTGTCGGTCTTCTCGCGACTCAGCTCGACGTACTTGCTGCTGCCCTTGCGGCTCTTGAGCTGGACGACCTTGGACCCGTTGCGGTCCTTGACCGTCGCCTTGCCCGATATGACCTGCTTGAGGGCTTCCTCGCGCTGGGCGTCCTGCGTCTTGCTGAGCGGTCCGTCGAAGTCGTGCTCCTTGGCCTTCGCCGGCTGCGGGTCACGGCGGTCGACCGCCGGGGCCTTCGCCGCGCCGTTCTCGGCGGCCTGCGCCACGGCGAACGTGGTGTACGTCGCCGAGGCCGCGGCCAGGGCGACGACGGTCGCGACCGTCCGATACGTCCAGGATCTACTGCTCACTTGATGTCCTCCCACGCACGCGCCCGTGCGCGCGGAAAGGGGGGATCCCTGTCAAGGAAGGTCCGCGCGCTGTTATACGCGTGTAGTCAAGTGACGCCATTTGACTACTGGTTTGCGAGAAAAGACAGACCTTGACTTGGACAAGTCAAATGCATTATCGGGAGCCCGTGTTCGCATTGCGGACATATGGCGGAAACATGACGGACCATGAGGGCGATGACGGGCGCGTGGGCCGTCCACCTGCTGGACGTCATGACTCCGTGCGCCCCCTGTGCACCGGCACCGTGGGTTAGGTCACGCTTACCGCTCGTTCCGCTCGGGCATGCAGGCGAATAGAGTCCGGACCGCCCCCGCTTCCGAGGACACGATTGCCATGCCTCGTCCGACCGCCGCACAGCTCACGTACGGTTCCTGCACCGTCATCTTCTCGACGCTCGCCATGCTGCTGCTGTCACAGACGAGTTCGGGTCCCGGGATCGCCGTCGTCGCCGTCGCCGCGGTCGCGCTCGGCGTCCTCGTCGCCATGACGGTGCCGACGCCGAAGCCGTCGAGGACCGTCGCCCGTTCCGCGAAGAGCGCGAGCACGCCCGCGGGCGCGTCCGCCGCCACGAGTGCGGCGGCGAGCCGGCCGCAGGCCGTCGGCGTCCCCCTCACCGTTCCCGCGCACGCGCCCGTGCCCGCGCACTCGCCCGTGCAGGCACATCCGCCCGTCCAGGCGCCCGTGCCGGCCTCGGTCGCCTCGGCGTCCGAGCCCGTCCGCGAGCGCACGGCTTCCTGAACCCCGGTTACACGGACACCCGCGTGCGGACGCCGGACGGCCCGCACTCCCCCCGTCGGGGGTGTGCGGGCCGTCGGCGTGCGCGGCGGGCCGGGCGGGGTGTCGGCGTGCGCGGCGGGCCGGGCCGGGCGGGTCGTCAGCCGGTGCTGACGACCACCGTCTTGGCCGCCTTGTCGTGCAGGCCCTGCTTGTACGGCTTGTCGAAGTAGCTCCAGCCGCCGCAGACCGCCGTCCACAGACAGGCGCAGCAGAACGCGAACGGCACCCACAGCACCAGCGCGCGGATGAGCGACGTCTGCACGGAGGGCGTCGAGCCGTCGTCGAGGTCGGCCACCCGCAGGCCCAGCCACTTCTTGCCCAGCGTCCGGCCCGACCTCGTGGTCAGGACCGTGTCGTAGGCGACGTACAGGATCACCGCGACGAGTTCGCGGCCGAAGGTCTTGCCGAACTCGATCTTGTCCGCGTTCATCGTGTACTGCGCGACCCCGAAGGCCCACGCCAGCAGCGTCACCACGATGAAGACGAGGACCATGTCGATGATCCGGGCGAGCGTGCGCCGGCCGCTGTCGGCGAGCGGCGGCATCCCGGCGAGCGGGTCGGCCGGACGGCCCCCGTAGGGGTCACCGCCGTAGGGATCGCCGCCGTAGGGGCCGCCCCCGTACGGGCCCCCGCCGTGGGGGTCACCCCCGTAGGGGCCGCCCGCGGACGGGCCGCCCGGGGGCGGGGGCTGCCCCGCGCCCGCGCCGTACGGCCCTTGCGGGCCCTGGGGCTCCTGCGGCCCCTGAGGGCCGCCTCGGGGCCCCTGGGGCGGGTCGTACGGCGAGCCCTGCGGGGACTGGGGGGGCCGTTTTCTGAACGGGTCGTCCTCCGGCGGCTCGCCGCCGCCGGAGCCGGGGGGCGGTTCGGTGGTCATGCCCCCGAGTCGACCCCGAACCCCCGCGCTCCGCATCCGGCGAGCGGCCGTACGGGGTACCGGACGTGCGGTCAGCCCGCGACGAACGTGTGCGCCGCCTTGTCGTGCCAGCACTGGCGCCACGGCTTGTCGAACAGGCCCCAGACGACGCCCACCACGCCGACGGCGAGCAGACCGGGGACGCTGTAGACGAGCCAGCGGCGCACGGCCGCCCCGTACGTCGGGGGCTCGCCGCCCTCGATGTCGCGCACGTCCAGACCGAGCAGCCTCTTGCCCAGCGTGCGGCCCCATTTCGCGGTCGGCAGCGCCTCGTACACGAGCCCGAAGACCAGCAGGACGGCGAGAACGATCCCCAGGTAGACGGACGTGGTGCCGTCGATCAGCCAGACGGTCACCGTCTCCCCGCTCAGTCTGGCCGCGTCGATCTTCTCGTCGACGTGGTCGAGGGCCCGCACGCCGAGCGGCACGGCGGCCGCGCCGGTGACGGCCGCGAGCACGACGGTGTCGACGAGGCGGGCGGCCAGCCGCTTGCCGATCCCCGCGGGACGGGCCGACGCGTGACGCCGGGCCGCCGCCTGGAAGATGTCGTCCACCGGCGGCTTCCAGGGCGCGACGGGCCCCTCCTCGGCCCCCGCGAGCCGGTGCACCTGCTGCGCCCACGAGGGCTGCCCGCCACCGGGACCGGCGGGCGTGACCGGCGTGACCGGCTGCCGGGGGACGCCCGCGGCGGGCTGCTGCGGGACCGCCGGAGCGGCCGGCGCGGCCGGACCGTGAGCGGAGGCGGGAGCGGGGGCGGAGGCCGCTGCGGGGCCGGTCTGCGCGGGCCCGGCCTGCGGGGACGCGGGCGCGGCCGCGGGCCGGTTCGCGGCCGCCTTGCCGGCGCCGAACCCCGGCGTCGCGGACGCGGCGCCGCCGGCCGCGGACGGGACCCGGCCGGGCGTCTGCGCGCCCGCCTGCTCCGGGAACGAGGAGGCGGACGCCGGGCCCTGCGCGCCCGGGGCGAGGGGCGCGGCGGGCGCGGCGTCCTGCCCGCCGGTGCGCGGGGCCGGCGCGCGGAAGGTGACGGTGCCCTCGTCGGGGACGAAGCCGGGGGTCCCGGACGGGGCCGGGGCCGCGCCGGGGCCCGGCGTCGGGCGGCGGAAGACGAACGTGCCGCCGGAGACCACGTCCCCGGCGCCCGCGCCGGCGGCGTCGTCCGGCTCCGCGGGCGGGATCGTCGCCATGCCGTCGGTGCTGGTCGAGCGGCCCTCGGGCGGCGCCGGGGCGGGCGCGGGGGTGCGCGGGTCGGCGCCCTGCGGAGCGCCCCAGGAGACGCGGCGGTCCTGGTCGCCGCCGAAGCCGGACTGGTGGGCGCGGTCGGCGCCCCAGGCGGAGGCCGGTTCGGAGCGGCCGGTGTGGGGGGCGGCCGGGGCGGGGTCCTCGTCGAAGAAGTGCGGGCCGGTCTCCTCGACGGCGGGCACCGGGCCGCCGGAGGGGGGTGTGAGCGGCCGGCCGTCCGAGGGTGCGGGCCGGCTGGTGCCCGGTACCCAGGAGGCACCGTTCCAGTACCGGACGTATCCAGGGATGGAGGGGTCCGGGTAGTACCCCTCGCGGGGCCTGTCGTCGCCGGGGGCCGGGGTTGGGGCGCTCATGTCCGTCGTCCCGTATCTGCTCGGGGGTGGGATGGGGGGACCACATTTATCAGACGCGCGCGTGAGCCAGGGCGGCTCTGGCCATACGGCCACCTTTCCGGGCAACCCCGTGCACGCTCTTCACACGTGCGGAACCGCCCGGCGGGGCCCGGCGCGCACGGTCGCCGGAAAAGTTCTCCGAACCCGCGTAATGGTCGCCGGGTCACGCCCTCTCCACTCGTACGGGCCCGTCCGAGGCCAGCCGCGCGGGGGGCCGGGGCCCGTCACGGGTTCCGCACCGAGAGGAGAACGTCATGCATCACACCGTCGTGGAGCGCGAGCTGGAGCTGAGGCTCATCCTGTCGCCCGAGCGCGGCATCCCCGTCCCGGCCAGGCTCGGCTACCGCAGCGACGACCCGTTCGCCGTCCATGTCACCTTCCACATCGACTCGCAGACGCCGGTGGCCTGGACGTTCGCCCGCGAGCTGCTCGTGGAGGGGGTGTTCCGGCCGTGCGGGCACGGGGACGTGCGGGTGTGGCCGACGAAGGCGGAGGGCCGCGCCGTCGTGCTGATGGCGCTCAGCTCGCCCGACGGCGACGCCCTGCTGGAGGCGCCCGCGGCCCCGGTCTCGGCCTG encodes:
- a CDS encoding immune inhibitor A domain-containing protein — translated: MSSRSWTYRTVATVVALAAASATYTTFAVAQAAENGAAKAPAVDRRDPQPAKAKEHDFDGPLSKTQDAQREEALKQVISGKATVKDRNGSKVVQLKSRKGSSKYVELSREKTDKIFTILVEFGDQVDARYGGTAGPLHNRIAAPDRTKDNSTAWQADYNQKHFQDLYFGTGKNTESLKKYYEKQSSGRYSVEGEVTDWVKVPYNEARYGSNKASTGAWYAVQDGVNAWVAQRKAAGATPAQIKAELATFDQWDRYDYDGDGNFNEPDGYIDHFQIVHAGEDESAGGGAQGEDAIWAHRWYAFGTDAGATGPDTNKLGGTQVGDTGVWVGDYTIQPENGGLGVYAHEYGHDLGLPDEYDTSNTGENSTGFWTLMSSGSWLGTGRKAIGDLPGDMNAWDKLQLGWLDYDVAAAGRKSSHTLGVAEYNTKNAQALVVQLPEKKVTTEVVAPAEGATQWWSGSGNDLRNTLTRDVDLTGKSSAALTMDAWWDAEQDYDYAYVEVSTDGGANYTPVDGTLADGTAIPRDGSGKPALTGTVASYQKLTFPLDAYAGKKISLRFRYATDGGVAQKGFTADEIKVTADGAALFSDNAESADPAWKANGFSRIGASISDDYAQYYIAENRQYVSYDKTLQVGPYNFGFTKTRPDWVEHYAYQNGLLIWKWDTSQMDNNTTAHPGEGQILPVDSHPTPLKWADGTVMNARLQSFDSTFSTFRTDAITLHKADVAVKIKSRPGVSVFDDRKSTYYDASTPLAGVKITDTNTSIKIVSEPKNGSTIKVKVGPAAK
- a CDS encoding RDD family protein, producing MTTEPPPGSGGGEPPEDDPFRKRPPQSPQGSPYDPPQGPRGGPQGPQEPQGPQGPYGAGAGQPPPPGGPSAGGPYGGDPHGGGPYGGGPYGGDPYGGDPYGGRPADPLAGMPPLADSGRRTLARIIDMVLVFIVVTLLAWAFGVAQYTMNADKIEFGKTFGRELVAVILYVAYDTVLTTRSGRTLGKKWLGLRVADLDDGSTPSVQTSLIRALVLWVPFAFCCACLWTAVCGGWSYFDKPYKQGLHDKAAKTVVVSTG
- a CDS encoding RDD family protein codes for the protein MSAPTPAPGDDRPREGYYPDPSIPGYVRYWNGASWVPGTSRPAPSDGRPLTPPSGGPVPAVEETGPHFFDEDPAPAAPHTGRSEPASAWGADRAHQSGFGGDQDRRVSWGAPQGADPRTPAPAPAPPEGRSTSTDGMATIPPAEPDDAAGAGAGDVVSGGTFVFRRPTPGPGAAPAPSGTPGFVPDEGTVTFRAPAPRTGGQDAAPAAPLAPGAQGPASASSFPEQAGAQTPGRVPSAAGGAASATPGFGAGKAAANRPAAAPASPQAGPAQTGPAAASAPAPASAHGPAAPAAPAVPQQPAAGVPRQPVTPVTPAGPGGGQPSWAQQVHRLAGAEEGPVAPWKPPVDDIFQAAARRHASARPAGIGKRLAARLVDTVVLAAVTGAAAVPLGVRALDHVDEKIDAARLSGETVTVWLIDGTTSVYLGIVLAVLLVFGLVYEALPTAKWGRTLGKRLLGLDVRDIEGGEPPTYGAAVRRWLVYSVPGLLAVGVVGVVWGLFDKPWRQCWHDKAAHTFVAG
- a CDS encoding SsgA family sporulation/cell division regulator, with the protein product MHHTVVERELELRLILSPERGIPVPARLGYRSDDPFAVHVTFHIDSQTPVAWTFARELLVEGVFRPCGHGDVRVWPTKAEGRAVVLMALSSPDGDALLEAPAAPVSAWLERTLRAVPPGSEGAQLGIDDALAELLAPSPRLSASLEQGGAAPADDAWLRDPWPGDEPGDASE